The DNA window atagtGACAAGCAACTAAGTTAGTATTTCATTTAACAAATCAATAATAAGACCAATCCCTTGAGTGGCAGTTCATAAGTAGTGTCAAAGCCGCATAGTAGGACCGTATATGCGTTTTCAGTGCACTCTCCAATAAGAATCAAGTTTAACCTCGTTTCAAATCATTTATTCGCCGATTTCACGTTAGGTCCAACACAAACAGCTCTGAAATGTTGATGCGACAATTAAGACTAATTTACGGGCCGTCTAGTGGTGCTCGGCATGCTCCTTGGCCTGGGACTCGGCCCATGCCTTCTTGTTTTCGGGCGAGTTGGCTGAAAGTGGGATGGAGGAAATAATGCATAAATAGGGGCCAACGGGGCGCTAAGCGAGTGTTACGCACCCAGTTTGCTGATCTTGTAGAACACGGGCACGCAGGCCACGGCCGCAATGAAGTAGTAGCGCCAGATCCACTGGTTCTTGATGTAGTGCTTGATGGGGAATTGGGCTATCTTCGCGGAGAAGGTGTACGGGTAGCGCATGGGGCGTCCGGCGGGTTTCTCGGCAGCAGCTTTGTCGGCCATGGTAGTCGTGGAATTTGCAGCTGCGGAGGGTCGATTTAAACGAATTTAATTTACGCAAAAATTATGTAATTTTCGGCAGCGGTAGGCGAACATACGAACCTCACAAATAAAAGACAGCTATGGGAATGCCAACTTGTGCGGCGAGCAAAGCACCAAATATGACACTGGCTGCTGGCGCATCTGGCAACGCCGTCCATGTGTTTACCACAGCCAATCGAAATGCCTATCGATTCACTTGCAGCACTATCAGCTGGTGGACGGTTTTTTGCCATCGTGAGCAAAACTTTCAAGTCTCTTTTTCTTGAATAAGAATAAAGAATCGTAAGGTAAAAACAGCGAGCACACTGCTTAAGTTGTCAACCATTCTAAGCCAGCTTCACGCTTATCCAGAGCCGCAAGGTGCTGCTTGGAACTCAATAACACCACCGCAGGAGTCTGAACCTTTAACCTTTCACATCCTTTTGCACCTTAATTGCCATGTCTTTCTCTTTTCAAGCTTGCAAAATGGTTTTAACTAGCGAACAGGTGCCACAGGTAGCTAGCTTGAGTCTTAGTAACTTACCTACCAAGTACCGAGTACCCCAAATTTAGTTTTGATTTAGCATGTCTGCCGATTTGATTTTGTATTGGATCCAAACAGTTTGATAGTCTTGAATGTTGTCACATCAAAAACTAATTCCGTATTCCGTATCTGCAGACTGACGCCCAGACGTTGAAGAGCAAGCACAAGAAGCAAAGGCAACGCAATCGACCGCGCAACAAACGAAATCGCCTGGAAGACAGCAATACAACGACCCCAGAGACCtcagccaccgacgccgcgAGTGCAATGCCCGGAAAGCAGGATGCAGTGGCCACGGAGAAGACTCGTGACCAGGTAATGGCCGAGCGGGAGGCAAAGAAGCTGGCCAAGCAGGCcaagaaacagaaaaacgcTACGACTTCTACTGCCGCCGCCCCTGCCCCTCCCACTGCTTCGACTACTGTTTCGCCCACTCCCGCTACTCCGGCCACCAAAATCATCACCGAGGTGGAGCAGACGACCATAACCACCAAGCTGacgaccaccaccacaacgAAGGTGCAGGATGCAGTGGTTTCAAAGACAACTCAGCCAGCTGCGGTAAATGGCAAGGATGCGGAGGCGGGTGACAAGACACGCGAGCAGATCAAGGCTGAACGCGAGGCCAAGAAGGCGGCCAAGAAAGCTGGCAAGGGCGGAGGAGCCAAGGTGGAGGGCGTCTCACAACAGATGGCTGACCTGAAAGTGGCAGAACAAGTTCCAGTGCCAGCCAATGCTGCACCTGCGGCAACAGAAGCGGATCAGGAAAAGGTAATAGCCCcctattttcaatttttgttgctTCAACTGCATCCCTCTACACCTCTCGCACAGAAGAAGCCAGCACTCAGCAAAGCGGAGCGTCGAGCTATCCAAGAAGCCCAACGAGCAGCCAAGGCCCAGGGACAGACTAAAAAGGCTCAGCCAGCAGGCAAGGCTCCACCCACCGCTGTTCCCAAGGAACCGAAACGAGAGAGCGTTTCCCCCACCAAGGCAGCCGCAAGCAGTTCCCCCAGCAAATGTCCAGCAAGCACGCCCAATGGAGACTGCCGGGTGAAGCTGTTCAACCACCTGGTGTGCGCCAAGGAAGACAGCCAGTTCATCAACGATCCACTCGTCCATCCGAGCATTGCGCGCTTGGGTGTCCAGTACGCCAGGCGCACTGTGGTCGGGTCCAATGCTCGATGCATTGCCTTCCTGCACGCACTGCGACAGGTTGTCCACGACTTCGAGACGCCCGCGAAGAAGGAGTTCGGTCGTAGCCTAGACGCCGCTGTGAAGCACCACGTAGACCACCTCCACAAGTGCAGACCGCTGGCTGTGTCCGTATCCAATGCCTACAAACAATTCAAGAACCAACTGACCCAGCTACCAGCGGATGTTCCCGAAACGGAGGTACGTTTGTCCATATATAAGAATATAGATCCAATGggtaaaatgcatttattcaACAGCTAAAGGAGCTGCTCGTCCACTTCATCGATACTTACATTGAAAATCAAATCGGCAAGGCGGCCCAAGCGATCAGCGGCTTCCTGCAGGAAAAGATCACCGATGGCGACGTGCTGCTGACCTTTGCCTGTTCCTCCCTCATACAGTTCATCTGTGAGGAGGCGAAGCGGCGCCAGGTGGCCTTCCGGGTGATTGTCGTCGATTCCCGACCCGGATGCGAAGGCCAGGAGCTGCTGCGCCGACTGCACGCCAACGGAATCCCGTGCACCTACGTGCTGATCAACGCCGTGGGCTATGTGATGGCGGAGGCGACGAAGGTGCTGCTGGGAGCACACGCCCTGCTGGCCAACGGATACGTGATGGCGCGCACGGGCACCGCCCAGGTGGCCCTGGTGGCCAATGCTCACAACGTGCCGGTCCTCGTGTGCTGCGAGACGCACAAGTTCAGCGAGCGCTTCCAAACGGACGCCATCGTCTACAACGAGCTGAGCGACCCCAACCAACTGGTGCGCGGGGACAAGTGCCAGCTAAGCAACTGGGCGGCCAAGGGGAAGCTATTGCCGCTCAACCTCAGCTACGACATTACTCCGCCGGAGCTGGTGAGTGCCGTGGTCACCGAGGTGGCCATCCTGCCCTGCACCAGTGTTCCGGTCATTCTCCGCATTAAGCCAGACATTGGCTACTAATCAGAATTCATCGATCGCTCAGTAGAAACTCGCAGTtgttgaataaataatttttattacactTTGATCAAATCGACAAACAAGAATGCATAGTTTCCATAATTTACGGGTGTCTGCGCGTTACTGTTAGTGGAATATACTGGATGCCAGGGACCGCTGCTGCGAAGAAGGGCTACGCCCAAATGTCTGTACATCCGGAGACCGCCGAGTTCTTccgaaattatatttattttgatcaGGAGCAAAGATGCTCTGACAACTAATTGTACTTTTCTTGTGGGGGCTGCGACTGGCAAATAAGTAGCTCTAGATTCTAACAACAAAATACAGTTTTGTGCCCGGCTTAAAGACTAGGACGATGCCTGGAAGCCAATCGCTGGTGGATTGATTTGGTTTTACTCttttgatttccatttgcaaCAACTTGAATGCGCTTCTACAAGCAGCTAAAGCTACAAATGCAACAATAAATACACACAATATAATTAATAGCGTTTCTTTCCATATCGATCGCACATCCTAGCTCCGCTCATCACCCAACCACATCCGTTTCATGATCCTGCCCTTATTCTCTCTACGGGCTCtgcttttgcatttgccgGAAGCAGCCCCGGCACACTGGAACCGGCTTGCCACTGTCGTGTCCAGGCAGAGCCACGTTCTTGTCGATGCAGCGCTCGCAGAAGATGTCCCCGCAGCGCCAGCAGTGTGTCTATTCGAGGATTGGATAATGAGCATTGGAAGTCTTGTTTGAGTACGTGGAGCTACCCACCTTTTTGCTGAACTGATCGAAGGGcgtggagcaggagcaggttGTCACATTGCGCATGGGCTTCCAGTCTACGGCCACGGAGTTGATTTCCTCGGGCAACGCCTGTGGCGGACTGGATTGTTCCGCGCTCAGCGACAGGCTGGCAAAGGACATGTTGCTGGCCTTGAGCGGGTGGTCATCATCGGCTGCGGACAGTTCGCTTAGCTTCTTATCGTAGTTGTATCTGCAACAGAGGATAGATTATATAAGATGCGTCTTGAACTCAATTATATAGGCTCATTTCCCACTTGTTATCATTGATCTCGTTGCTGGAGAGCTCCTTGCTAACTTTGCTAGGGGCGCTGGTGGCGTCTTGCAGTTTCTTGGCCGACTTGGAGATGTAGTTCTTGAAGCTGGCTATGCGCTTGGTCAGATGCTGCACGTGGTCCTCCAGTGAGTTGCAGTGCTCCTTGCTATCGAGCAGCAGGTCGCCCAGTGGCTCCCGCGGATGGATGCCGCTCTCGAAGCGACTGTACATGCCGCGCCAGAATCTGGGTGAGAAGGGCATACTTTATATAAGACTTGGTTCACTCTAGGAAGTACTCACTTGATGCACTGCGGTGCCAGGTTGGCCTTAATGGCCTCGTCCACATTTGGTTTGTACAGCGGGTTGATATACTCGTTCAGGTGGTTGGCCATAAAGCCCCACAGTGAGAAGGTGCGCTCGGCCAGCTTCAGGTCCAAGCGGTCCTTCTCGCAGTTGCCCACGAAGGTGCCGAATTGACATGAGTGCACGTGGTCGTGCAGGATCAGCAGGAATCGCTCGTTGAACTCGAAGGCCTCGCTGCGCTGTGACATTAGCTGCCAGGTGCAGTCCAGGAACTGAGTGAAGATCGGCGACACCTCGCGGGCATCTGTCTGGATATGACCGCAGCGCTCGCTGAACTTGTGCCCGAAGGCCAGCCAGTCCTTCTCGATCAGCGCCTGGAAGCCCTTGATGGTCCGGTAGTAGGGGTTCAGCATTAGTTGCGCCAGCGAACAGACCTGGGCAGTGCGATCCCAGCCGTCGGAGCAGTGGACCACCACCGAGACGCCTTTGTCCACGGCGTTGGCGATGAAGCTGCAGGGTCACGAAAGAGATGTTAATACATCAGACCACAAAGCCATTGTGAGAGGCGCCTGTGTGTTAGCTCACCTCGACGTGTCCAATATGGAGCGAATGTGCTTCAGCCAGCCGGATGACTCCAGGGCATTTATGAAGGCGCTCATCGTGGGCGACTTCTGTTCGCAGGCCTCCAGTACCTTTTGCAGACTGGCGCGCTGCACGTGGATGTTCTCGATGCCGAGGAAGTGGAATTTGATGTTCTCGTAGAACGCCTCGTTCTCGTATCCCTTGCCGGCGGCTCTGTTGGCCATGGCATTAATCTGCAAATGGCGTAAATGGATTATTTGCATATGCTCGCCCCGGGGGATTCCCCTGTCGCTCTCTCACCCGCGGTCGTGTGTCCACCACATACATGTAGTCCGTGTTGGAATTCGTCTTGCGTATGGCCTCCAGCATTTGCTCATCCTCCAGGCACCGGGCACTGAATCCAGACAGGGGCTGACTGCAGCGGCAGATGGAGGCCTATGTGGTTCAAAGTCGTTTATGTCTGCTCTTTCTGCTGATATAAGGAGTTAAATGCTAGCATCACCTTGTTGTTGTGCAGATAGGTGAGCGCTGGGAGGCGGCCTTTGGAGCGGAAGCGCGAGCTGCTGATGAGCATCAGCGTGGTGGCCTCCTTGGGCACGTAAATCTGGCGCGGATAGGTGTCGCACAGCTCGTACTTCTCGTTCATGGAGCACAGGGTCCAGGCCTCGTTGGGCACCAGCATGTGCTTGAACTCGGCCTCCAGCTTGAAGTAGTCCCAGCCGGCGTTCTTGGGGAAATCATCCTTGTTCGGCTGGTAGTTGAAGCAATACAATTTGTTGATGGACACTGCCCGCGATGATGGAGAGGAATACAGAAATGTCGTCCTATGAATGACGGTCGCAGTCTTGTGTATTGTGAATTCTTCTTACCCGGCTGGAACAGTTTCAGCAGCGAGGTGTAGACATCGTGGCACTCGGAGTCCTTGGGAATGACGAAAGTTACGGATAGAAAGGTCTTGCAGCGGATGAGCAGCGGAGATCCTGTCGTGCTTAGGGGCAGCTTCTCAATGCTGGCCACGTGCATGTGCAGGATCTGAAAAGGCAGCACAGCGTAAATACAAGGATATAACGTCCTGTGTGGTTAATAAatctattgaaaatataaaggTTGCATTGGCTCATTCTTCCAGCTTCCAGCTACTCGGATGATTGCTGCTTATGGCCTGCTCCCCTTTGTGAGCGAAACATTCAAGAAACCAGCTTACGACCGTGACTTCGCCCAAGGCTGCTCTTATGCAACGCTCACCACAACTTCCCCCTTTGGACATCCCAGCTACGTGCCTGGCCAGAACTGCTTTCGCCACTAAATAATTGATGCGCCCCAGTGGCGGGCAGTAAAAGTTGAGTCAGTTGAGTCAGGGGCGGAATGCTAGCGGGGAGCAGCTGCCGGATTATGAGGAACTAAGCAACCAGTTTTCAATGGCGCAGAAAATCGATAGTCGCCTGCTTTTCGCCCCCTCACGGCGGTGGCTCGCTTACTACGATCCTAAgtgttttcacttttaattaacCACTTTGCGCGGTCCCCGCAAGTGCGGAATCCCGACACCTACGCTCCTGGGCCACTTGTGGCACTCGGATCCGCCAACTTGCTCCGGGGAGTGCataattaatacaattttggcgtggcaattaaaatgcaatgcTTGCCTGCCTTCGGCCGGAAACCtcgttacgtatacgcagtgggCAACTTACACGGCTGGCATTATTAATCGCATTTAGTGGCACTCGCATGTGCAGCGATTTGAGCAGCAAAGGACACCGGCGGTGTGTCAAAGGATATGAGCATGTCGGGCACTTATTGTGCAATATAAAGCTAAGCTAGGATTTTCGCGACTATTCAGGCGGCTTATTGTCAGTTTGTCCTTTCAATTTCGCTGGCAAAAATCGCATTTGTAAACACAACGCACGAGCACTGAGCTGCAACAGCTTTTCAACCCATTTGTGGCGAGTTTAAAGAGATGTTTCCTGCAGCGACAGCAGCGCTGaacgaaattcaatttgtatgCGTGCAAtggggcgtatacgcaacaCGCTTGTGCAAACATTCCGTTGTGTGCCAGATTGCAGGAGGCGAATTAAATTCCTTGGTAAACAAGAAACTTAAAGCGCAGTCTTGTTTAAAGCAAGCTTTTCCCCACTTAAGCGCCATTTTCCACTCGACGCGAAGGCGCAAAAGGAAATGCAGCCGACCTGAGACATCAGTCGACATCCAGAGGGGCTGTAAACTTTTTGACAGCTGCGAGGTCGGTGCTAAACCGAAAAGAAACCCATTTGAGCACGttcgccagcagcagcagcagcagcagacttATTTGCAAGCATAGTGGTGACTCACATAAACGTTTTGTGGGCCACGCAAATCCACACTTGCCACTCCAGTCGCAGAAGTTCGAAGAAGTTCGCAAAGCTACTTCTACTGCTACATTGATGATGTCATTAGGGGCTACTTACCCAGGTCTCCTTGTTGCTGTCGGGCTCCACGAATATCAGATGGGTGGCCGTCAGATAGAGGGTGCCCACCGTGGGATTTTTGGTATTGTAGCGATCTATCATCCGCACATTTTCCACCTGAACAAacagagagacagagagaatCGAAATGGTTACAATTTCAGATTTAAATTCGCTTCGCTTCAGCTGAGCCCGCTGACGTCAGCGGAATCCATATAGTTTTGTGGAAACCCACTCGTACGTACACATGCCACACGACAAAGAATAAACTGCATGAGAACCGCGAAGGagcaaactttttcaatcaaCTTTTCAGCGAATCCCCGGCTGAAGTGAAAGGAAGCTTCATCAAGCATTCATCAAAGCCGGGAATATGTCAACTTTAAAGCACCAACCAAGTATAGGCACATGTAGTGCCCCTTGCGGTTAGTTGCTTTGCCACCGACCAGCGGCCCATTAATTCCTTTGATGGTCCTCCAGACTCGATTCCCCTGCTCCTTCCACTCATTTTATTCCCTTTTTCCGTTTTGTCTGCGCCGGCTTTTATTGCCCAGGAGGCCAACATATTTCATTTCCCGAGAGCCGTTCATCATCGGACTAATTTCCTTTCATGTCACTTAGATTGAGGCCTTTGTTTGAGCCGGGTCCATTGTCGGGATAGATAAGGTTAGTTAATTGCCTGATTTAGCCAGTGGGAGTTCATTACTCTCGCCCAGCGGGCAGCAAGCTGAACATGCAAATTGAAGCCTGGCTATAAGTTAAACCAATTTACCCAACTGAGCACAGTAGAGATGTTTTGAACTTTAAGGTCGACCTTTTAAAGCAGGATATGTCACTCAAACAAACGTATCATATATTAAAACGGTCTATGGATTTAGGATAATGATTTAAGCCTCCTTTCATTTAAGTTTTTGCACCCATGCACGAGTGTTTTATTCGATTTACTATAGTTATGTAGCACATGAAGAAGCTTGATTATGGCCATCAGTTTGCTGGCAACGTGGCGCATACTTAATGTACGTTCTAATTCGAATTATAAAACAAACTGAGGCATAAAACTAATGAAAAGAGAATCAATAAAGAACTTTTAATGGTATTTCAAATGTTAATTATTAGACACACACAAATAGGAATAAACCAACCAATATTAATTCAATCTAATTAATTCAAAACCCCTTGGTAGTCAACATGGGAAACCTTGACAATTGCCATTCTGGTGGCCTGCACTTGATGTACGAGTGTAATTTGCCAACCGATGGCAGTTGCATTTGCGACTTTGATGGAAAAGCCATCCCATTAATTGACCGAGCTCCGGAGCCGAGTGTCCCGCTGACACTGCAACAATCTGTCAGACTTGTGGCTGCCCAGGAGTGATTGTGGTGACGCACATGCAGTCGACGCCCGGATGCAGTCGGGATGGAGCCAGAACCTGCCCCTACACATGACCCAAATCGG is part of the Drosophila yakuba strain Tai18E2 chromosome 2R, Prin_Dyak_Tai18E2_2.1, whole genome shotgun sequence genome and encodes:
- the LOC6531822 gene encoding myotubularin-related protein 6 isoform X1; its protein translation is MDFTRFMNKFNEIERQLSPTSALRLSFDNISPETEEPPDGNKRLWGVPVPPFVSEKVVSWIEEEFHEAPLFYNGNSVLKKVENVRMIDRYNTKNPTVGTLYLTATHLIFVEPDSNKETWILHMHVASIEKLPLSTTGSPLLIRCKTFLSVTFVIPKDSECHDVYTSLLKLFQPVSINKLYCFNYQPNKDDFPKNAGWDYFKLEAEFKHMLVPNEAWTLCSMNEKYELCDTYPRQIYVPKEATTLMLISSSRFRSKGRLPALTYLHNNKASICRCSQPLSGFSARCLEDEQMLEAIRKTNSNTDYMYVVDTRPRINAMANRAAGKGYENEAFYENIKFHFLGIENIHVQRASLQKVLEACEQKSPTMSAFINALESSGWLKHIRSILDTSSFIANAVDKGVSVVVHCSDGWDRTAQVCSLAQLMLNPYYRTIKGFQALIEKDWLAFGHKFSERCGHIQTDAREVSPIFTQFLDCTWQLMSQRSEAFEFNERFLLILHDHVHSCQFGTFVGNCEKDRLDLKLAERTFSLWGFMANHLNEYINPLYKPNVDEAIKANLAPQCIKFWRGMYSRFESGIHPREPLGDLLLDSKEHCNSLEDHVQHLTKRIASFKNYISKSAKKLQDATSAPSKVSKELSSNEINDNKYNYDKKLSELSAADDDHPLKASNMSFASLSLSAEQSSPPQALPEEINSVAVDWKPMRNVTTCSCSTPFDQFSKKTHCWRCGDIFCERCIDKNVALPGHDSGKPVPVCRGCFRQMQKQSP
- the LOC6531821 gene encoding translation initiation factor eIF-2B subunit delta isoform X1; amino-acid sequence: MSFSFQACKMVLTSEQVPQTDAQTLKSKHKKQRQRNRPRNKRNRLEDSNTTTPETSATDAASAMPGKQDAVATEKTRDQVMAEREAKKLAKQAKKQKNATTSTAAAPAPPTASTTVSPTPATPATKIITEVEQTTITTKLTTTTTTKVQDAVVSKTTQPAAVNGKDAEAGDKTREQIKAEREAKKAAKKAGKGGGAKVEGVSQQMADLKVAEQVPVPANAAPAATEADQEKKKPALSKAERRAIQEAQRAAKAQGQTKKAQPAGKAPPTAVPKEPKRESVSPTKAAASSSPSKCPASTPNGDCRVKLFNHLVCAKEDSQFINDPLVHPSIARLGVQYARRTVVGSNARCIAFLHALRQVVHDFETPAKKEFGRSLDAAVKHHVDHLHKCRPLAVSVSNAYKQFKNQLTQLPADVPETELKELLVHFIDTYIENQIGKAAQAISGFLQEKITDGDVLLTFACSSLIQFICEEAKRRQVAFRVIVVDSRPGCEGQELLRRLHANGIPCTYVLINAVGYVMAEATKVLLGAHALLANGYVMARTGTAQVALVANAHNVPVLVCCETHKFSERFQTDAIVYNELSDPNQLVRGDKCQLSNWAAKGKLLPLNLSYDITPPELVSAVVTEVAILPCTSVPVILRIKPDIGY
- the LOC6531820 gene encoding uncharacterized protein LOC6531820, which codes for MADKAAAEKPAGRPMRYPYTFSAKIAQFPIKHYIKNQWIWRYYFIAAVACVPVFYKISKLANSPENKKAWAESQAKEHAEHH
- the LOC6531822 gene encoding myotubularin-related protein 6 isoform X2, whose product is MDEIKLAKVENVRMIDRYNTKNPTVGTLYLTATHLIFVEPDSNKETWILHMHVASIEKLPLSTTGSPLLIRCKTFLSVTFVIPKDSECHDVYTSLLKLFQPVSINKLYCFNYQPNKDDFPKNAGWDYFKLEAEFKHMLVPNEAWTLCSMNEKYELCDTYPRQIYVPKEATTLMLISSSRFRSKGRLPALTYLHNNKASICRCSQPLSGFSARCLEDEQMLEAIRKTNSNTDYMYVVDTRPRINAMANRAAGKGYENEAFYENIKFHFLGIENIHVQRASLQKVLEACEQKSPTMSAFINALESSGWLKHIRSILDTSSFIANAVDKGVSVVVHCSDGWDRTAQVCSLAQLMLNPYYRTIKGFQALIEKDWLAFGHKFSERCGHIQTDAREVSPIFTQFLDCTWQLMSQRSEAFEFNERFLLILHDHVHSCQFGTFVGNCEKDRLDLKLAERTFSLWGFMANHLNEYINPLYKPNVDEAIKANLAPQCIKFWRGMYSRFESGIHPREPLGDLLLDSKEHCNSLEDHVQHLTKRIASFKNYISKSAKKLQDATSAPSKVSKELSSNEINDNKYNYDKKLSELSAADDDHPLKASNMSFASLSLSAEQSSPPQALPEEINSVAVDWKPMRNVTTCSCSTPFDQFSKKTHCWRCGDIFCERCIDKNVALPGHDSGKPVPVCRGCFRQMQKQSP
- the LOC6531821 gene encoding translation initiation factor eIF-2B subunit delta isoform X3, whose amino-acid sequence is MVLTSEQVPQTDAQTLKSKHKKQRQRNRPRNKRNRLEDSNTTTPETSATDAASAMPGKQDAVATEKTRDQVMAEREAKKLAKQAKKQKNATTSTAAAPAPPTASTTVSPTPATPATKIITEVEQTTITTKLTTTTTTKVQDAVVSKTTQPAAVNGKDAEAGDKTREQIKAEREAKKAAKKAGKGGGAKVEGVSQQMADLKVAEQVPVPANAAPAATEADQEKKKPALSKAERRAIQEAQRAAKAQGQTKKAQPAGKAPPTAVPKEPKRESVSPTKAAASSSPSKCPASTPNGDCRVKLFNHLVCAKEDSQFINDPLVHPSIARLGVQYARRTVVGSNARCIAFLHALRQVVHDFETPAKKEFGRSLDAAVKHHVDHLHKCRPLAVSVSNAYKQFKNQLTQLPADVPETELKELLVHFIDTYIENQIGKAAQAISGFLQEKITDGDVLLTFACSSLIQFICEEAKRRQVAFRVIVVDSRPGCEGQELLRRLHANGIPCTYVLINAVGYVMAEATKVLLGAHALLANGYVMARTGTAQVALVANAHNVPVLVCCETHKFSERFQTDAIVYNELSDPNQLVRGDKCQLSNWAAKGKLLPLNLSYDITPPELVSAVVTEVAILPCTSVPVILRIKPDIGY
- the LOC6531821 gene encoding translation initiation factor eIF-2B subunit delta isoform X2, with translation MSFSFQACKMVLTSEQVPQTDAQTLKSKHKKQRQRNRPRNKRNRLEDSNTTTPETSATDAASAMPGKQDAVATEKTRDQVMAEREAKKLAKQAKKQKNATTSTAAAPAPPTASTTVSPTPATPATKIITEVEQTTITTKLTTTTTTKVQDAVVSKTTQPAAVNGKDAEAGDKTREQIKAEREAKKAAKKAGKGGGAKVEGVSQQMADLKVAEQVPVPANAAPAATEADQEKKPALSKAERRAIQEAQRAAKAQGQTKKAQPAGKAPPTAVPKEPKRESVSPTKAAASSSPSKCPASTPNGDCRVKLFNHLVCAKEDSQFINDPLVHPSIARLGVQYARRTVVGSNARCIAFLHALRQVVHDFETPAKKEFGRSLDAAVKHHVDHLHKCRPLAVSVSNAYKQFKNQLTQLPADVPETELKELLVHFIDTYIENQIGKAAQAISGFLQEKITDGDVLLTFACSSLIQFICEEAKRRQVAFRVIVVDSRPGCEGQELLRRLHANGIPCTYVLINAVGYVMAEATKVLLGAHALLANGYVMARTGTAQVALVANAHNVPVLVCCETHKFSERFQTDAIVYNELSDPNQLVRGDKCQLSNWAAKGKLLPLNLSYDITPPELVSAVVTEVAILPCTSVPVILRIKPDIGY
- the LOC6531821 gene encoding translation initiation factor eIF-2B subunit delta isoform X4, coding for MPGKQDAVATEKTRDQVMAEREAKKLAKQAKKQKNATTSTAAAPAPPTASTTVSPTPATPATKIITEVEQTTITTKLTTTTTTKVQDAVVSKTTQPAAVNGKDAEAGDKTREQIKAEREAKKAAKKAGKGGGAKVEGVSQQMADLKVAEQVPVPANAAPAATEADQEKKKPALSKAERRAIQEAQRAAKAQGQTKKAQPAGKAPPTAVPKEPKRESVSPTKAAASSSPSKCPASTPNGDCRVKLFNHLVCAKEDSQFINDPLVHPSIARLGVQYARRTVVGSNARCIAFLHALRQVVHDFETPAKKEFGRSLDAAVKHHVDHLHKCRPLAVSVSNAYKQFKNQLTQLPADVPETELKELLVHFIDTYIENQIGKAAQAISGFLQEKITDGDVLLTFACSSLIQFICEEAKRRQVAFRVIVVDSRPGCEGQELLRRLHANGIPCTYVLINAVGYVMAEATKVLLGAHALLANGYVMARTGTAQVALVANAHNVPVLVCCETHKFSERFQTDAIVYNELSDPNQLVRGDKCQLSNWAAKGKLLPLNLSYDITPPELVSAVVTEVAILPCTSVPVILRIKPDIGY